In Spiroplasma litorale, a single genomic region encodes these proteins:
- a CDS encoding MurR/RpiR family transcriptional regulator encodes MHIYEILENMAKDNKNTTKQIISKKILEMFLVGSFKSQKEFSKDCFVSESTITRFSQETGCSGYRELLTKLKMEYERIIIKTKNDLEIIKNKKNIQVFDSVNTWVIKNEYFIKELINDIKINKKVRIFSSYQAIESSDFIYKIIQSKNIYCELINIHNNFMRDTSYLYEKDVVNIVILTGRDVETLINFFINRINENSFSKNYIITSIYQKNKIDLKAFKEKCILNFEGDNSQFVIRHFALIYLFTYFSIKFDT; translated from the coding sequence ATGCATATATATGAAATTTTAGAAAATATGGCTAAAGACAACAAGAATACAACAAAGCAAATTATTAGTAAAAAAATATTAGAAATGTTTTTGGTAGGAAGTTTTAAAAGTCAAAAAGAGTTTTCAAAAGATTGTTTTGTTTCTGAATCAACAATAACTAGATTTTCACAAGAAACAGGTTGTAGTGGTTATAGAGAATTATTAACAAAATTAAAAATGGAGTATGAAAGAATAATAATTAAAACAAAAAATGATTTAGAAATTATCAAAAATAAAAAAAATATTCAAGTTTTTGACTCTGTTAATACTTGGGTAATTAAAAATGAATATTTTATTAAAGAACTTATCAATGACATTAAAATAAATAAAAAGGTAAGAATATTTTCTTCATATCAAGCAATTGAATCATCTGATTTTATATACAAGATAATTCAATCTAAAAATATATATTGTGAATTAATTAACATTCATAATAATTTTATGAGAGATACTTCTTACTTATATGAAAAAGATGTTGTAAATATTGTGATTTTAACAGGAAGAGACGTTGAAACGCTAATTAATTTTTTTATAAATAGAATTAATGAAAACTCTTTTTCAAAAAATTACATTATAACCTCAATATACCAAAAAAACAAAATTGATTTAAAGGCATTTAAGGAAAAATGTATACTAAACTTTGAAGGGGATAATTCTCAATTTGTTATAAGACATTTTGCTTTAATTTATTTATTTACATACTTTTCAATAAAATTTGATACTTAG
- a CDS encoding lipoprotein, whose protein sequence is MFTTERDKYIKKLLSFLAATGIVATTSATVISCGDVNKTEINNIENVLINVNESKTVAITVNKPVENAEISVSSSDETVASGKTSIDKDTNKEGKFNVVVSALKEGVAKFTVKYDNYIKEFTVTVKTNAVISNVEKKLFKLVKVWTFWCYSYKFKKWY, encoded by the coding sequence TTGTTTACAACAGAAAGGGATAAATATATAAAAAAATTATTAAGCTTTTTAGCTGCAACAGGGATCGTTGCGACAACAAGTGCCACTGTTATTTCGTGTGGTGACGTAAATAAAACTGAAATTAATAACATTGAAAATGTTTTAATTAATGTTAATGAGAGCAAAACAGTAGCAATTACAGTAAATAAACCAGTAGAAAATGCTGAAATTAGTGTTAGTTCAAGTGATGAAACAGTAGCAAGTGGTAAAACTTCAATAGATAAAGATACAAACAAAGAGGGTAAATTTAATGTTGTTGTAAGTGCTTTAAAAGAAGGCGTTGCTAAATTTACTGTTAAATATGATAATTATATTAAGGAGTTTACAGTTACAGTTAAAACTAATGCAGTTATTTCAAATGTTGAAAAAAAACTATTCAAGTTGGTAAAAGTCTGAACCTTTTGATGTTACAGTTACAAATTCAAAAAGTGATATTAA
- a CDS encoding lipoprotein produces MKRLICFLSTFTFVASTSTNVISCGNEDISYHTYKTMLMQIKKF; encoded by the coding sequence ATGAAAAGATTAATTTGTTTTCTTTCAACATTTACTTTTGTTGCATCAACATCAACAAATGTTATATCATGTGGTAATGAGGATATAAGTTATCATACATACAAAACAATGCTTATGCAAATAAAGAAATTTTAA
- a CDS encoding endo-beta-N-acetylglucosaminidase has protein sequence MKKLMSLAMSISLGASLTINVISCNIGDFTSREYLESFEDFDWSKGQTDDGDSYNWMYDDFKGNLDNKNLSLEEISAGQGPVDKIFNYDKYSTSYKGYNSIRKQATTGSPLIKSYRPNGNQWVDFGYNSRSRKYNYINKLVDWNDGTDMDIPYNTSTVELRDRNYVAKKTLKTQQTKTFFNMFHDPSNSSSSIIGTKNPFGGNLTNLNYTHQSYTWPAITNKGWLTSAFADYSEYLHKSGVPVLGLWYMSGWEDLTRESVRTILENDKDGYLKIVDVLIEQCQKLGFDGWFINNEANGSQGDGYVISNEEMNKIMSQFREKAKSFEEKTGKVLRIFYYTNDASLEYDEYTNKPKSKKSLEAAKNADGMQLDFSTRSLNLDSYIKRERDNDNEARKNIYNLYNESVAIPSVGTYDYENMIFPWSKDSGYDTENPSSSFALFGSGAANEFAKSFRNWVNSKPFLTKENEYKYLLMEQEISNLYSIYQMTGKNSYLSEESKGINEMISQGTQNIDEIYQTDPRIKSSEFDKTEITSPKKQFFEINKDNGLYEFGVGVGKNFLEKTVIADKVIENDYSDYGDTNIKDVEKDNDPSLTTYFSTGSGIYFVNRDEDGKLLYNQTFPWSNSRLGDVNPTYQWDFFTKPIGDSCGGETLKITTNDGSKCVTKITDKGQLSPYYDYYNPYVKGNSISIGMGYDFDDGGKVIEPTWDTSQKYFWNLMGTNLSKNNYKVSYYVKKSSSDKSFNNKLTSDEINITYTDSKDNSSPNVITTNVEEINDGWYKISADLSTLNSINSENRIAKLGLNINPKDEKFLLSVGCFKIENKESNIDNTESKIKKINNEYVVKRDSEKYNTNIRFNWETEGNEADYYNLFYSNNLISWYKLGQTTMKRHYIHELDENENQYIYIGVQAVDKNGVPGKIYYSKINTSYNYE, from the coding sequence ATGAAAAAATTAATGAGTTTAGCAATGTCTATATCATTAGGCGCAAGTTTAACAATAAATGTAATTTCTTGTAATATTGGTGATTTTACATCTAGAGAATACCTAGAATCTTTTGAAGATTTTGATTGATCAAAAGGACAAACAGATGATGGTGATAGTTATAATTGAATGTATGATGATTTTAAAGGTAATTTAGATAATAAAAACCTTAGTTTAGAAGAGATTAGTGCAGGACAAGGTCCAGTTGATAAGATATTTAATTATGATAAATATTCAACCTCTTATAAAGGTTATAACTCTATAAGAAAACAAGCAACCACAGGTTCTCCTTTAATAAAATCATATAGACCTAATGGTAATCAGTGGGTCGATTTTGGATATAATTCAAGATCTAGAAAATATAATTATATTAATAAACTAGTTGATTGAAATGATGGAACTGATATGGACATACCATACAATACTTCAACAGTAGAATTAAGAGATAGAAATTATGTTGCTAAAAAAACTTTAAAAACTCAGCAAACAAAAACATTCTTTAATATGTTTCATGACCCTTCAAATTCATCAAGTTCAATAATTGGAACTAAAAATCCTTTTGGAGGAAATTTAACTAATTTAAATTACACCCATCAATCTTATACTTGACCAGCTATTACAAATAAAGGATGATTAACTTCTGCTTTTGCAGATTATTCTGAGTATCTTCATAAAAGTGGGGTACCAGTTTTAGGATTATGATACATGTCTGGTTGAGAAGATTTAACAAGAGAATCTGTTAGAACTATTTTAGAAAATGACAAAGACGGATATTTAAAAATTGTTGATGTTTTAATTGAACAATGTCAAAAACTTGGATTTGATGGTTGATTTATTAATAATGAGGCAAATGGTTCACAAGGTGATGGTTATGTAATTTCAAATGAAGAAATGAATAAAATAATGAGCCAATTTAGAGAAAAAGCAAAATCATTCGAAGAAAAAACAGGTAAAGTATTAAGAATTTTTTATTATACAAATGATGCATCACTTGAATATGATGAGTATACAAACAAACCTAAATCAAAAAAATCTTTAGAAGCTGCAAAAAATGCCGATGGAATGCAGTTAGATTTTTCAACAAGATCATTAAATCTTGATTCTTACATTAAAAGAGAGAGAGATAATGATAATGAAGCAAGAAAAAATATCTATAATTTATATAACGAAAGTGTTGCAATACCAAGTGTTGGGACATATGATTATGAAAATATGATATTTCCTTGATCTAAAGATAGTGGCTATGATACTGAAAATCCAAGTAGCTCATTTGCATTATTTGGCTCAGGTGCTGCAAATGAATTTGCAAAATCATTTAGAAATTGAGTAAATTCAAAACCATTTCTAACAAAAGAAAATGAATATAAATATTTACTTATGGAACAAGAGATATCAAATCTTTATTCAATATATCAAATGACAGGTAAGAACAGTTATTTGAGCGAAGAATCTAAGGGAATCAATGAAATGATAAGTCAAGGTACTCAAAACATTGATGAAATTTATCAAACCGATCCAAGAATTAAATCATCAGAATTTGATAAGACAGAAATTACTTCACCAAAAAAACAATTCTTTGAAATTAATAAAGATAATGGTTTATATGAATTTGGAGTTGGAGTTGGTAAAAACTTTTTAGAAAAAACTGTAATTGCTGATAAAGTTATTGAAAATGATTATAGTGATTATGGTGATACAAACATTAAAGATGTTGAAAAAGATAATGACCCTTCATTAACTACTTACTTTTCAACAGGTTCAGGGATCTATTTTGTTAACAGGGATGAAGATGGTAAATTGTTATATAATCAAACTTTTCCTTGATCAAATTCAAGATTAGGCGATGTTAATCCTACATACCAATGAGACTTTTTTACAAAACCTATTGGTGATTCATGTGGTGGTGAAACTTTAAAAATTACTACAAATGATGGTAGTAAATGTGTAACTAAAATAACTGATAAAGGACAATTAAGTCCATATTATGATTATTACAATCCTTATGTTAAAGGTAATTCGATTTCAATAGGTATGGGTTATGACTTTGATGATGGTGGAAAAGTAATTGAACCAACATGAGATACAAGCCAAAAATACTTTTGAAATTTAATGGGAACAAATTTATCAAAAAATAATTATAAAGTATCTTATTATGTTAAAAAAAGTTCATCTGATAAAAGTTTTAATAATAAACTAACTTCAGATGAGATTAATATTACATATACTGACTCAAAAGACAATTCATCACCTAACGTAATAACAACTAATGTTGAAGAAATTAATGATGGTTGATACAAGATAAGCGCTGACTTAAGTACACTTAACAGTATTAACTCTGAAAACAGAATTGCAAAACTAGGTTTAAACATAAACCCAAAAGATGAAAAGTTTTTATTATCAGTTGGATGCTTTAAAATTGAAAATAAAGAGTCAAATATTGATAATACTGAATCAAAAATTAAAAAAATAAATAATGAATATGTCGTTAAAAGAGATTCTGAAAAATATAATACAAATATTAGATTTAATTGAGAAACAGAAGGAAATGAAGCCGACTATTATAATTTATTTTATTCTAACAATTTAATAAGTTGATATAAATTAGGCCAAACTACAATGAAAAGACACTATATTCATGAGTTAGATGAAAATGAAAATCAGTATATATACATTGGTGTTCAAGCTGTGGATAAAAACGGTGTTCCAGGAAAAATATATTATTCTAAAATTAATACTTCTTATAACTATGAATAG